A genomic window from Triticum urartu cultivar G1812 chromosome 7, Tu2.1, whole genome shotgun sequence includes:
- the LOC125521214 gene encoding protein DMP3-like, with the protein MAAAPSASAVSVRQRTAAAASPLLQDQQQEKHEAVDPVPPPPPRSTLYQALTSTASLANLLPTGTVLAFQLLAPTFTDHGACDATTALLTRILLAVLALSCLLASFTDSLKGPDGRVYYGVATLRGLWLLDYPPGAPTPPDTSRYRLAPIDAVHAALSVAVFGVVAARDKNVVRCFYGPSPARETEQVLDIVPLGVGVLCSLLFVAFPTRRHGIGYPVTNGAAGSST; encoded by the coding sequence ATGGCAGCTGCTCCTTCTGCCTCTGCTGTTTCCGTCAGGCAGAGGACTGCCGCGGCAGCATCGCCGCTGCTCCAGGATCAGCAGCAAGAAAAGCATGAAGCTGTTGATCcggtgccgccgccgccgccgcgatcGACGCTGTACCAGGCGCTGACGTCGACGGCGAGCCTGGCCAACCTGCTCCCCACGGGCACGGTGCTGGCTTTCCAGCTGCTCGCGCCGACCTTCACCGACCACGGCGCCTGCGACGCCACCACGGCGCTGCTCACGCGGATCCTCCTCGCCGTCCTCGCGCTCTCCTGCCTCCTCGCCTCCTTCACCGACTCCCTCAAGGGCCCCGACGGCCGCGTCTACTACGGCGTCGCCACCCTCAGGGGCCTCTGGCTGCTCGACTACCCGCCCGGCGCGCCcacgccgccggacacgtccaggTACAGGCTGGCACCAATCGACGCCGTGCACGCGGCGCTGTCGGTGGCCGTGTTCGGGGTGGTGGCGGCCAGAGACAAGAACGTTGTGCGGTGCTTCTACGGCCCGTCGCCGGCGAGAGAGACGGAGCAGGTGCTGGACATCGTGCCGCTCGGCGTCGGCGTGCTCTGCAGCTTGCTCTTCGTCGCGTTCCCCACCAGGCGGCACGGCATCGGCTACCCTGTCACCAACGGCGCCGCTGGCAGCAGCACCTGA